In Streptomyces sp. NBC_00878, a single window of DNA contains:
- a CDS encoding SDR family oxidoreductase codes for MTHPLFDISGRTALVTGSSRGIGLALARGLAEAGCTVVLNGRDTDRLTKAAAELPGEVHTAAFDVTDGPSVAAGIADVEARVGPLDILVNNAGMQLRAPLLEFTDADWHRILDTNLTSAFLVGREAARGMTARGHGKIVNICSLQSEVVRPGIAPYAATKGALKMLTKGMCADWGPHGVQVNGLGPGYIETELTQPLVDDAEFSAWVRRRTPAGRWGRTDDLIGGVLFLASPAADFVSGQMLYVDGGMTSVL; via the coding sequence ATGACTCACCCTCTCTTCGACATCAGCGGCCGGACGGCGCTGGTCACCGGTTCCAGCCGCGGCATCGGCCTCGCACTGGCCCGGGGCCTCGCGGAGGCCGGCTGCACCGTGGTCCTGAACGGCCGCGACACCGACCGGCTCACCAAGGCCGCCGCGGAACTGCCCGGCGAGGTCCACACGGCCGCCTTCGACGTCACGGACGGCCCGTCGGTGGCCGCCGGAATAGCCGACGTCGAGGCGCGGGTGGGCCCGCTGGACATCCTCGTCAACAACGCCGGGATGCAACTGCGGGCTCCGCTCCTGGAGTTCACGGACGCCGACTGGCACCGCATCCTCGACACCAACCTCACCAGCGCCTTCCTCGTCGGCCGGGAGGCCGCCCGGGGCATGACCGCGCGCGGCCACGGCAAGATCGTCAACATCTGCTCCCTGCAGAGCGAGGTGGTACGGCCCGGGATCGCGCCGTACGCCGCCACCAAGGGCGCGCTGAAGATGCTCACCAAGGGCATGTGCGCCGACTGGGGACCGCACGGGGTACAGGTCAACGGCCTCGGCCCCGGCTACATCGAGACCGAGCTGACCCAACCCCTCGTCGACGACGCGGAGTTCAGCGCCTGGGTCCGCCGACGGACCCCGGCCGGCCGCTGGGGCCGTACGGACGACCTGATCGGCGGGGTGCTGTTCCTCGCCTCTCCCGCCGCGGACTTCGTCAGCGGACAGATGCTGTACGTCGACGGCGGCATGACCAGCGTTCTCTAA